The segment TGTTATTATACATTCAGGTACCGTTATAGGAAGCGATGGTTTTGGTTTTGCCCCACAGGCAGACCGATCATACAAAAAAATACCCCAAACAGGGAATGTTATTATAGAAGATGATGTAGAAATAGGCTCAAACACCAGTATAGACAGAGCAACTATGGGAAGCACCATTATTCGTAAAGGAGCTAAAATAGATAATTTGGTGCAAATAGCCCATAATGTAGAAATAGGCGAACACACCGTTATAGCCTCACAAAGTGGAGTTGCTGGTAGTACTAAAATTGGTAAATATTGCATTTTAGCCGGTCAGGTAGGAGTAGTAGGGCATATAACCATTGCCGATGGCTCAATTATTGGCGCCCAAAGCGGAGTAAACAGCAGCCTCAAAAAAGCAGAACAAAAATGGTTTGGAAGCCCGGCTTTTGAGTATGGCGATGCTTTAAAGTCGTCAGTTGTGTTTAAAAAGCTACCAGATTTGGTAAAAAGAATCAACGAATTAGAAAAAAAGTTGGAGGACAGAAAATAATTTGTTAAAATTTGTAACAAAAAATAATTTCAAGCGTATAGAAACAAAAATTAACCAAATTCTGCTTATTGAATGACTGTTACCGAGTACAATACATGTGTAGAAAATTATGCCGATGCAGTTTATCGTTTTATTTATAAAAATATAAAAGACGAAGACAGAGCAAAAGACATAGTACAAGATACATTTGAAAAAATGTGGCTTAAAGTAAATGATATTATTGCTGAAAAAGCAAAGTCATATTTATTTACAGCAGCCTATAACACTATGATTGACTCAATAAGAAAAGATAAATATAAGGCCACATACGAAGATTATCACGATGATTATTTAACCACAAAAAATAATTACAACGATTTGAAAAAAGTAATAGATATGGCTTTAAGTAAACTTAACGATATACAACGCAGTGTAATTATGTTAAGAGATTATGAAGGTTACAGTTACGAAGAAATAGGTAAAATAACAGGTTTAAATGAAAGTCAGGTAAAAGTATATATATACCGTGCAAGGTTAAGCATGAAAGAGTTTATAGGTACTTTAGAAAACGTAGTTTAATAAAATTAGTAATATGGAAATTAATAAAGATAATTATGAAGCTATACTAATTGATTATTTAGATGGAAATTTAAATAAGCAAGAAGA is part of the Bacteroidota bacterium genome and harbors:
- the lpxD gene encoding UDP-3-O-(3-hydroxymyristoyl)glucosamine N-acyltransferase, whose protein sequence is MQISITQLAQLLNGTVIGNGDKLLHTVAKIEEGHEGALSFLANPKYESFLYQTKSTAVLVNNDFEPSQPIDTTLIKVENAYTSFTFLLEQFAAIANNKKGIEPNSAIASDAILGTDIYVGGLAYIGEKAEIGNNSKIYPTAYIGDKVKIGNNCTIYAGVKIYYDCVIGDNVIIHSGTVIGSDGFGFAPQADRSYKKIPQTGNVIIEDDVEIGSNTSIDRATMGSTIIRKGAKIDNLVQIAHNVEIGEHTVIASQSGVAGSTKIGKYCILAGQVGVVGHITIADGSIIGAQSGVNSSLKKAEQKWFGSPAFEYGDALKSSVVFKKLPDLVKRINELEKKLEDRK
- a CDS encoding RNA polymerase sigma factor, which gives rise to MTVTEYNTCVENYADAVYRFIYKNIKDEDRAKDIVQDTFEKMWLKVNDIIAEKAKSYLFTAAYNTMIDSIRKDKYKATYEDYHDDYLTTKNNYNDLKKVIDMALSKLNDIQRSVIMLRDYEGYSYEEIGKITGLNESQVKVYIYRARLSMKEFIGTLENVV